A DNA window from Pedomonas mirosovicensis contains the following coding sequences:
- a CDS encoding acyl-CoA thioesterase, protein MSEAPFFDLKATHNPHRWYLPVEMALCVGRPGQQFLYGGAGLAASIRALEGTTGRPTIWATAQYLDYARPGTIVDLDVLVPVSGHYTSQARVVGHVRDKEIITVNAALGSRPSSLSHQWAKVPDVPRPEDCEPLAYIWERDPGDLYSYFDVRVVKGRHAIVKGQTGEVSKDGNVVLWIRPAKGQPVDSALLAMAADFVPLAVGDAIGRAVMANSLDNTIRFRCVVPTEWVLCDIRIHSVHGGFAHGRMHLFAEDGTLMATASQSVIIRLAEDRWGK, encoded by the coding sequence ATGAGCGAAGCACCGTTTTTCGACCTGAAGGCGACTCACAACCCGCACCGCTGGTATCTGCCGGTGGAAATGGCGCTGTGCGTCGGCCGTCCGGGCCAGCAGTTCCTCTACGGCGGGGCGGGCCTCGCGGCGTCCATCCGGGCGCTGGAAGGCACCACCGGCCGCCCGACCATCTGGGCGACCGCCCAGTATCTCGATTATGCGCGCCCCGGCACCATCGTTGATCTGGACGTGCTCGTGCCGGTCTCCGGCCACTACACCAGCCAGGCGCGGGTGGTGGGCCACGTGCGCGACAAGGAGATCATCACGGTCAACGCGGCGCTGGGCTCGCGGCCGAGCTCGCTCTCCCACCAGTGGGCGAAGGTGCCGGATGTGCCCAGGCCGGAGGACTGCGAGCCGCTCGCCTACATCTGGGAGCGCGACCCCGGCGACCTCTACAGCTACTTCGACGTGCGGGTGGTGAAAGGCCGCCATGCCATCGTGAAGGGGCAGACCGGCGAGGTGAGCAAGGACGGCAACGTGGTGCTGTGGATTCGCCCCGCCAAGGGCCAGCCGGTCGACTCGGCGCTGCTGGCGATGGCGGCGGACTTCGTGCCGCTGGCGGTGGGCGATGCCATCGGCCGCGCCGTGATGGCCAACAGCCTCGACAACACCATCCGCTTCCGCTGCGTGGTGCCGACCGAATGGGTGCTGTGCGACATCCGCATCCACAGCGTGCACGGCGGTTTCGCCCACGGCCGCATGCACCTGTTCGCCGAGGACGGTACGCTGATGGCAACGGCCAGCCAGTCCGTCATCATCCGCCTGGCGGAGGACCGCTGGGGGAAATAA
- a CDS encoding DUF1622 domain-containing protein gives MVFTAGAVAAVLLAVVRALIAVLRGQPVDRSRIILLHGMLAGLSLTVAATLLRLLITRDWQGIGMTASILLLRTILKQVLRWEERQLERGEASPPAPPHAKVISPSGPPPGG, from the coding sequence ATGGTATTCACTGCCGGGGCCGTCGCCGCGGTGCTTCTCGCCGTGGTGCGCGCCCTGATCGCTGTCCTGCGCGGTCAGCCCGTGGACCGCAGCCGCATCATCCTGCTGCACGGCATGTTGGCCGGCCTCTCCCTGACCGTGGCCGCCACGCTGTTGCGCCTGCTCATCACGAGGGACTGGCAGGGCATCGGCATGACCGCCAGCATCCTTCTGCTGCGAACAATATTGAAGCAGGTTCTCAGGTGGGAGGAGCGCCAGCTGGAGCGGGGCGAGGCAAGCCCGCCCGCCCCGCCTCACGCCAAGGTTATTTCCCCCAGCGGTCCTCCGCCAGGCGGATGA
- a CDS encoding DUF4139 domain-containing protein codes for MKRVLHAAASMVALAGLGAPALAADGAGLTIYNGGFGMVRETRTVDLPQGAGTVTLTGLPAEMRPETVAIRADGVSVLEASFLPETLTPNELAERFVGKTVTLVRVNPATGAETREPVEVLAVNDGLVIRNHGQIETVRPDGTFTRIAYNSVPEGLAAEPTLTLKVNSRAGGAKPVGLSYLANGLGWRADYVGTYDEARGVLSLQGWATLENGTTVDFRDARVQLMAGDVNVERRYARPMAMAKAADAMSRAEFEPAQESVGDYHLYTLPQPVTLLRGQTKQVSLVSSAAVKAQRSYRFELWGPQSFEQPQNVEVRVAFDNTKGNGLGKPLPMGTVRFYGQDKAGNSQFLGEAGIPHTPEGGEADLTMGKAFDVTVKPTVLSQQVLNRGEGPRHVEWAMAYEVKNAKDQAVTVDLRQSGLGGEWEVTEESQKHERLDADTARWLVKVPAKGAVTVKATVRQRG; via the coding sequence ATGAAAAGGGTTCTGCATGCGGCGGCATCGATGGTTGCGTTGGCTGGCCTGGGTGCGCCTGCGCTTGCGGCAGATGGGGCTGGGCTGACCATCTACAACGGCGGGTTCGGCATGGTGCGGGAGACTCGCACCGTCGATCTGCCGCAGGGCGCCGGCACGGTGACGCTGACCGGCCTGCCCGCCGAGATGCGGCCCGAGACGGTGGCGATCCGCGCCGATGGCGTGAGCGTGCTGGAGGCCAGCTTCCTGCCCGAGACCCTGACGCCGAACGAGCTTGCCGAACGGTTCGTGGGCAAGACCGTAACGCTGGTGCGGGTAAACCCGGCAACCGGCGCGGAGACGCGCGAGCCGGTTGAGGTGCTGGCCGTCAACGACGGGCTGGTGATCCGCAACCACGGCCAGATCGAGACCGTGCGGCCAGACGGCACCTTTACGCGCATCGCCTATAACAGCGTGCCGGAAGGGCTGGCGGCCGAGCCGACCCTGACGCTCAAGGTCAACAGCCGGGCGGGGGGCGCAAAGCCGGTGGGTCTCTCTTACCTCGCCAACGGCCTCGGCTGGCGGGCGGATTACGTGGGCACCTACGACGAAGCGCGGGGCGTGCTCTCCCTGCAAGGCTGGGCGACGCTGGAGAACGGCACCACCGTCGACTTCCGCGATGCCCGCGTGCAGCTGATGGCGGGCGACGTGAATGTGGAGCGCCGCTATGCGCGGCCGATGGCCATGGCCAAGGCGGCCGATGCCATGTCCAGGGCAGAGTTCGAACCAGCGCAGGAAAGCGTTGGCGATTACCACCTCTACACCCTGCCGCAGCCGGTGACCCTGCTGCGCGGGCAGACCAAGCAGGTAAGCCTGGTCTCCTCCGCCGCCGTGAAGGCGCAGCGCAGCTATCGCTTTGAGCTGTGGGGACCGCAGAGCTTCGAGCAGCCGCAGAACGTGGAAGTGCGGGTGGCGTTCGACAACACCAAGGGCAATGGCCTTGGCAAGCCGCTGCCGATGGGCACGGTGCGCTTCTACGGGCAGGACAAGGCGGGCAACAGCCAGTTCCTCGGCGAGGCGGGCATCCCGCACACGCCCGAGGGCGGCGAGGCGGATCTCACCATGGGCAAGGCCTTCGACGTGACGGTGAAGCCCACGGTGCTCAGCCAGCAGGTGCTCAACCGGGGCGAGGGGCCGCGCCATGTGGAATGGGCCATGGCCTATGAGGTGAAGAACGCGAAGGATCAGGCCGTCACGGTCGATCTGCGCCAGAGCGGCCTCGGCGGCGAATGGGAAGTCACCGAGGAAAGCCAGAAGCACGAGCGGCTGGATGCGGACACCGCCCGCTGGCTCGTCAAGGTGCCCGCAAAGGGCGCGGTGACCGTGAAGGCCACGGTGCGCCAGCGCGGATAA
- a CDS encoding zinc-dependent alcohol dehydrogenase: protein MKAVVFHGVGDIRIEEVPNPTLQDTTDAIVRLTASAICGTDLHFIRGTVSGMKPGTILGHEGVGVVEELGPNVRNLEVGDRVVIPSTIACGACSYCRAGYFAQCDIANPEGKRAGTAFFGGPESTGSYPGLQAEKARIPFAHTGLVKLPDDITDDQAILLSDIFPTGWFGAKLAEISKGDTVAVFGCGPVGQFAIASAKLMDAGRVFAIDCHQDRLAMARRQGAEVINYEQENPVEVLLELTNGIGVDRAIDAVGVDSCRAHHGPAAERSQERAEEFDRELRALAPRIAPANGNWIPGDGPSQALEWAVEALAKAGTLSIIGVYPPQARVFPIGEAMNKNLAINMGNCNHRRYIPHLIELVRGKAIDPTAILTHAVPLESAIDAYKAFDARRTGWIKVELQPGTLIA from the coding sequence ATGAAGGCGGTTGTCTTTCATGGGGTTGGCGACATTCGGATCGAGGAGGTGCCCAATCCCACCCTTCAGGACACCACCGATGCGATTGTGCGCCTGACCGCCTCCGCCATTTGCGGGACGGACCTGCATTTCATTCGCGGCACGGTCAGCGGCATGAAGCCGGGCACTATTCTGGGCCACGAGGGCGTCGGGGTGGTCGAAGAGCTGGGTCCGAACGTGCGGAACCTTGAGGTGGGCGACCGGGTGGTCATCCCCTCCACCATCGCCTGCGGCGCGTGCTCCTATTGCCGCGCTGGCTACTTCGCCCAGTGCGACATAGCGAACCCCGAAGGCAAGCGGGCGGGCACGGCCTTTTTCGGCGGCCCGGAATCAACAGGCAGCTATCCCGGCCTACAAGCGGAGAAGGCGCGCATTCCCTTCGCCCACACCGGGCTGGTGAAGCTGCCGGATGACATTACGGACGATCAGGCCATCCTGCTTTCCGACATCTTTCCCACCGGCTGGTTCGGGGCCAAGCTGGCGGAGATTTCCAAGGGCGACACGGTGGCCGTGTTCGGCTGCGGGCCGGTGGGCCAATTCGCCATCGCCAGCGCCAAGTTGATGGATGCGGGCCGCGTCTTCGCCATCGACTGTCATCAGGATCGCCTCGCCATGGCCCGCCGCCAGGGAGCGGAAGTCATCAACTACGAGCAGGAAAACCCGGTCGAGGTGCTTTTGGAGCTGACCAACGGCATTGGCGTTGATCGCGCCATCGATGCGGTAGGCGTTGATTCCTGCCGCGCCCATCACGGCCCGGCCGCGGAGCGGTCGCAGGAGCGCGCCGAGGAGTTCGACCGCGAACTGCGCGCCCTCGCGCCCCGCATCGCGCCGGCCAACGGCAACTGGATTCCGGGCGACGGCCCCAGCCAGGCGCTTGAATGGGCGGTCGAGGCGCTGGCCAAGGCGGGCACACTCTCCATCATCGGCGTCTACCCGCCCCAGGCGCGGGTGTTTCCCATCGGCGAGGCGATGAACAAGAACCTCGCCATCAACATGGGCAACTGCAACCACCGGCGCTACATCCCGCACCTTATCGAGCTGGTGCGCGGCAAGGCCATCGACCCCACCGCCATCCTTACCCACGCCGTGCCGCTGGAATCCGCCATCGACGCCTACAAGGCCTTCGATGCCCGCCGCACCGGCTGGATCAAGGTGGAGCTGCAACCGGGCACGTTGATCGCCTGA
- a CDS encoding DUF1622 domain-containing protein, with protein MDQFDQVILWLAVGTEAAAALVIGLAAVEATGYAIYSFFRHVLKMHPLSSDGRDPREVIRLKFGRWLALSLEFALAADILRTTVAPTWNEIGQLAAIIMLRTALNFFLQREIEQAETKAAERRAARAPASANGA; from the coding sequence ATGGACCAGTTTGACCAGGTTATACTGTGGCTTGCCGTGGGCACCGAGGCGGCGGCCGCCCTTGTCATCGGCCTCGCAGCGGTGGAGGCCACCGGCTATGCTATCTATTCCTTTTTCCGCCACGTGCTGAAAATGCACCCCCTGTCGTCCGACGGCAGGGATCCGCGCGAGGTCATCCGGCTGAAATTCGGCCGCTGGCTCGCCCTGTCGCTGGAATTTGCCCTGGCAGCGGACATCCTGCGGACCACCGTTGCGCCCACCTGGAACGAGATCGGCCAGCTTGCCGCCATTATCATGCTGAGGACGGCGCTGAACTTCTTCCTGCAACGGGAAATCGAGCAGGCCGAGACCAAGGCCGCCGAGCGTCGGGCTGCCCGCGCGCCCGCTTCCGCCAATGGCGCCTAG